In bacterium, the following are encoded in one genomic region:
- a CDS encoding cobalamin B12-binding domain-containing protein: protein MKRVIAGAIGNCIHIAGVVNFLRLAESLGYETIFLGPAVPVEDFVKAIEEFNPDIVGVSYRLTPEVGEKLLSEFQQLIEKRKLREGRVFLFGGTPPVCDVAAKIGIFSAVFTGLEPQEEILAILKGEKREEKEEDFGNTLLERIRKKHPYPILRHHLGLPSLEETISAARKVALAKVLDVISIAPDQNAQEHFFRPQEMDPALDGAGGVPIRAPEHLLAIFEATRCGNFPLLRIYSGTNDLVKWAELAQQTIRNAWAAIPLFWYSLLDGRSKRPLLQAIRENQEGIKWHAERGIPVEINDPHQWGLRDAHDALEVADAYLCAYNAKRLGVTHYVAQYMLNTPPHIFGSMDLAKTLAKIEMVESLHDDNFTTFRQVRTGLLSLSPDLNIAKGQLASSITLSLALRPYIIHIVGYCEGDHAAGAEEIIESCKIARGVIGNYLFGLPDMTRDPIVQERKRQLIQEAKLIIEFIKLLGGGREDALIDPEVLANAVKLGILDAPHLKGNPEGAGIVETRVIGGAVYAINPKTKEPMTERERLLFLIEEGRLPPEVAEKGKELLVSFPMDKVIPPLKRKGKDYEKRHR from the coding sequence ATGAAGAGGGTAATAGCGGGAGCTATAGGAAATTGCATCCACATCGCTGGCGTTGTTAACTTTCTTCGCTTGGCTGAGAGTCTCGGCTATGAGACGATTTTCCTTGGTCCGGCAGTTCCCGTTGAGGATTTTGTAAAGGCTATAGAGGAGTTCAACCCGGATATCGTGGGAGTGAGCTATCGCCTTACGCCGGAAGTCGGGGAGAAACTTTTATCCGAGTTTCAACAACTGATAGAAAAGAGGAAGCTAAGGGAAGGCAGAGTGTTCCTATTTGGTGGGACGCCTCCAGTTTGTGATGTAGCGGCGAAAATAGGTATATTCAGCGCTGTTTTCACTGGTTTGGAGCCCCAAGAAGAAATTTTAGCGATACTAAAAGGTGAAAAGAGAGAGGAAAAGGAAGAGGATTTCGGTAACACTCTACTTGAGAGAATAAGAAAGAAACATCCCTACCCAATTCTACGCCATCATCTTGGTCTACCATCCCTTGAGGAAACCATATCAGCCGCTCGCAAGGTAGCATTAGCGAAGGTTTTAGATGTTATCTCCATAGCCCCAGACCAAAATGCACAGGAGCATTTCTTCCGTCCTCAGGAGATGGACCCTGCTCTTGATGGAGCTGGTGGTGTGCCCATTCGGGCGCCAGAACATCTGCTCGCTATTTTTGAAGCCACACGTTGTGGAAATTTCCCCCTTTTACGCATCTATTCCGGGACAAACGACTTGGTGAAATGGGCGGAGCTGGCTCAGCAGACTATAAGAAACGCCTGGGCGGCAATCCCTTTATTCTGGTATAGCCTCTTGGATGGACGCTCTAAAAGACCGCTTCTCCAAGCTATAAGGGAGAATCAAGAGGGGATTAAATGGCATGCGGAGAGGGGGATTCCCGTTGAAATAAACGACCCCCATCAATGGGGATTAAGGGATGCCCACGATGCCCTTGAGGTAGCCGATGCCTACCTCTGCGCCTATAACGCTAAACGCTTGGGAGTTACTCATTATGTCGCCCAATACATGCTTAACACACCTCCTCATATCTTCGGCTCAATGGATTTGGCTAAAACTTTGGCGAAGATCGAAATGGTTGAATCCTTACACGATGATAATTTCACCACTTTCAGACAAGTTAGAACTGGACTCCTTTCTCTTTCCCCAGACTTAAACATAGCCAAAGGTCAATTGGCTTCCTCAATAACCCTTTCCCTTGCTTTGAGACCGTACATAATCCATATAGTGGGCTACTGCGAGGGTGACCACGCAGCGGGAGCGGAGGAGATAATTGAATCCTGTAAGATTGCGAGGGGGGTTATTGGAAACTATTTGTTCGGTTTACCCGATATGACGAGGGACCCAATCGTGCAGGAAAGGAAGAGGCAATTGATTCAAGAGGCGAAGCTGATAATAGAATTCATCAAATTGCTTGGAGGAGGGCGAGAGGACGCTCTAATTGACCCTGAGGTTTTAGCGAATGCTGTGAAGTTAGGCATCCTTGACGCTCCGCACCTCAAAGGCAATCCTGAGGGAGCGGGAATTGTGGAAACGCGAGTTATAGGTGGAGCAGTTTATGCCATTAACCCCAAAACAAAAGAACCAATGACGGAAAGGGAAAGGTTGCTCTTTCTGATAGAAGAAGGAAGATTGCCCCCTGAGGTTGCTGAGAAAGGGAAGGAATTGCTCGTTTCGTTTCCCATGGATAAGGTCATTCCCCCCTTGAAGAGAAAAGGAAAGGATTATGAGAAGAGACATAGATAA
- a CDS encoding DUF5060 domain-containing protein, with translation MRRDIDKILFPIFLLLVLLLFGSSYCEAEQRIGKWDLFELSIKGGKFYDNPFKDVYLIGEFVHSKSKRTLKIFGFYDGGLIWKIRFMPDEEGEWSYKIYFSDSSNKTVEGKFVCVPSKIKGPLRVYPKNKIWLSYSDGTPFYMFAFCLGMVDSLPDLNVLDETLDFIRSYGFNTIVGPHIGISQIPGVSYRAPWINTGEGLDFSRYDLHFWRNMDKVILALKKRNMFLIPFSIFGGTNGVPRMPMDEWENFIRYWTARWAGFYNVTFQPISEWEEGFKAEEVMEILQLIRKYDPWKRLISVHSWDYSKRAPQICRSLAYDYFTLQDKLTDWNYGKYRNVMEEMRKVAEKPILAHECIWEGNIYQKEAGLDVDNLRRGSWTIILSGAYLAYGDDVEPPRKVGRGGGQPMFSTWGALMKPAGLLYPHLKFMFQVLSSIPWWKMRPYYEIERGKNVACMASEDKTNLIIYLPEGGEAEIKGVSGRFEVRYLDPLSFKEIKKEEHNSKEGRIRLLTDKETIFILERKR, from the coding sequence ATGAGAAGAGACATAGATAAAATCCTGTTCCCCATTTTCCTCCTCCTTGTTTTACTCCTTTTCGGTAGTTCTTATTGCGAAGCCGAGCAAAGGATAGGGAAATGGGATTTGTTTGAGCTTTCTATAAAGGGAGGAAAATTTTACGACAACCCTTTCAAAGATGTTTACTTAATAGGCGAATTTGTTCATTCAAAAAGTAAAAGAACGCTCAAGATTTTCGGTTTCTACGATGGCGGGTTGATATGGAAAATCCGATTTATGCCGGATGAGGAGGGGGAATGGAGCTATAAAATATATTTTTCCGATTCCTCAAATAAGACAGTAGAAGGGAAATTTGTTTGTGTTCCCTCCAAGATTAAGGGACCTTTGCGTGTATATCCTAAAAATAAGATATGGTTGAGCTATTCTGATGGAACTCCTTTCTATATGTTTGCGTTCTGTTTGGGAATGGTGGATAGCTTGCCCGACCTAAATGTCTTGGATGAAACGCTTGACTTTATCAGAAGCTACGGCTTCAACACAATCGTTGGTCCCCATATCGGCATAAGCCAGATACCAGGAGTCAGCTATCGTGCTCCCTGGATTAATACAGGGGAAGGTCTGGATTTTTCTCGCTACGACCTCCACTTCTGGCGAAATATGGACAAAGTAATCCTTGCCCTGAAAAAGAGAAATATGTTTCTTATACCCTTCAGCATATTCGGTGGAACAAACGGGGTGCCGAGAATGCCGATGGATGAATGGGAAAATTTCATTAGGTATTGGACTGCTCGCTGGGCGGGTTTTTACAATGTAACTTTCCAACCTATATCGGAATGGGAAGAGGGTTTTAAAGCTGAGGAAGTGATGGAAATTCTCCAATTGATAAGGAAATACGACCCCTGGAAAAGACTGATAAGCGTTCATTCCTGGGATTATAGCAAAAGGGCACCTCAAATTTGTCGCTCCCTTGCTTATGATTATTTCACTTTACAGGATAAGCTGACGGATTGGAATTACGGGAAATATAGGAATGTAATGGAAGAAATGAGAAAAGTGGCGGAGAAGCCAATCCTTGCCCACGAGTGTATTTGGGAAGGCAACATTTATCAGAAGGAAGCGGGACTAGATGTTGATAATTTGAGAAGGGGGTCTTGGACAATCATATTGAGTGGAGCTTATCTCGCCTATGGGGACGATGTTGAGCCGCCGAGGAAAGTAGGTAGGGGAGGTGGACAGCCGATGTTCAGCACTTGGGGAGCTCTAATGAAACCAGCTGGACTCCTTTATCCCCATTTAAAATTTATGTTCCAAGTTCTTAGCTCCATTCCCTGGTGGAAGATGAGACCATATTATGAGATAGAGAGGGGGAAGAATGTAGCTTGCATGGCATCTGAAGATAAAACTAATCTTATAATCTATCTTCCCGAAGGTGGAGAGGCGGAGATAAAAGGTGTTTCTGGCAGATTTGAGGTGAGATACCTTGACCCACTCTCCTTCAAGGAAATAAAAAAGGAGGAACATAATTCTAAAGAGGGAAGAATTAGACTATTGACTGACAAGGAGACGATATTTATCCTTGAGAGGAAAAGATAA
- a CDS encoding glucosamine-6-phosphate isomerase, translating into MDLLSTIKGSLLENFFPKGWDLEKIDRCCSNPPDAITERQAWWHKDFKPVPCETLEEFNMKMGHEIAVEICEAKERGQKLILILPVGPMGMYKWVVYFLKEWGVDCKHIYGFNMDEWSDKDGNTLPPTAPGAFQNAMENAFYGPLGDFTVPENQRFFATKELLPKYPEKIGELREEGARMVLVFGIGRVFHIAFWEPHFAEEFSSVDEWKRQEYRLGAKLHPLTIEQNAITSFKSRTTLVPCFANTIGPGIFLKADKIIGGADGALGRGMMWQGMSLWVTLRYGPDIWVPSSFMPTLPGKLFFLKELAGPLIPECN; encoded by the coding sequence GTGGATTTGCTCAGCACAATCAAGGGTTCGCTTTTGGAGAATTTCTTTCCCAAGGGTTGGGATTTGGAGAAGATAGATAGATGCTGTTCAAATCCTCCAGATGCGATAACGGAGAGGCAGGCTTGGTGGCATAAGGATTTCAAACCCGTTCCCTGTGAAACGCTTGAGGAGTTCAACATGAAGATGGGACACGAGATAGCGGTTGAGATTTGTGAGGCAAAGGAAAGAGGGCAAAAGCTTATTTTAATCCTCCCTGTAGGTCCTATGGGGATGTATAAGTGGGTTGTTTATTTCCTCAAGGAATGGGGAGTGGACTGCAAACATATCTACGGTTTCAATATGGACGAATGGAGCGATAAGGATGGTAATACCCTGCCGCCCACTGCTCCGGGAGCCTTCCAAAACGCAATGGAGAATGCTTTTTATGGACCATTGGGAGATTTCACTGTCCCGGAAAATCAGCGTTTCTTCGCCACGAAGGAGCTTCTTCCGAAATATCCGGAGAAAATTGGTGAATTAAGAGAAGAAGGGGCGAGGATGGTTCTCGTGTTCGGCATCGGAAGGGTTTTCCACATAGCTTTTTGGGAGCCTCATTTCGCGGAAGAATTCTCCTCCGTGGACGAGTGGAAAAGACAGGAATACAGATTGGGGGCGAAGCTTCATCCCTTGACGATAGAGCAGAATGCGATAACGAGCTTCAAGAGCAGGACAACCCTTGTCCCATGCTTTGCCAACACTATCGGACCGGGAATCTTCCTGAAGGCGGATAAGATAATAGGAGGGGCTGATGGAGCCCTTGGAAGGGGTATGATGTGGCAGGGGATGAGCCTTTGGGTTACTTTGAGATATGGACCCGATATATGGGTTCCGAGCAGCTTTATGCCCACCCTCCCCGGCAAGCTGTTCTTCCTCAAGGAGCTCGCCGGTCCTCTAATCCCTGAATGTAATTGA
- a CDS encoding PIG-L family deacetylase: MRVLAVGAHPDDLEILCGGTLAKFAKRGDEVIMAHLCSGNMGGRDIEPEELARIRDEEAKRAGAVIGAEVLGPIAGDLDLYPTKEMRLKVVDIIRIAKPDLIITHSPNDYMPDHTITSQLVFEASFTATLPLFKTEQPAYEPIVPIYYMDTLAGIGFEPTEYVDITDFFELKKKMLLCHESQYKWLSGHHQSDPLNLIETMAKFRGLQCGVLYAEAFRPANLWGRLRAERLLP, translated from the coding sequence ATGAGGGTTTTAGCTGTTGGCGCTCACCCTGATGACCTTGAGATACTTTGCGGAGGGACGCTCGCCAAATTCGCCAAGCGAGGAGATGAAGTGATTATGGCTCATCTTTGCAGCGGCAATATGGGTGGAAGGGATATAGAGCCTGAGGAGCTGGCGAGGATAAGGGATGAGGAGGCTAAAAGAGCGGGAGCGGTGATTGGTGCGGAGGTCTTGGGACCTATAGCTGGCGACCTTGACCTTTATCCAACGAAGGAAATGCGTCTGAAAGTCGTTGATATAATAAGGATTGCGAAGCCCGACTTAATCATAACGCATAGTCCAAACGATTACATGCCCGACCACACGATAACATCTCAACTCGTCTTTGAAGCTTCCTTCACCGCTACGCTCCCCTTGTTCAAAACCGAGCAGCCAGCGTATGAGCCCATCGTCCCAATTTACTATATGGATACCCTCGCTGGGATAGGCTTTGAGCCAACTGAGTATGTTGATATAACGGATTTCTTTGAGCTAAAGAAGAAGATGCTATTGTGTCACGAGAGCCAATATAAGTGGTTGAGCGGGCATCATCAATCCGACCCTTTGAACTTGATAGAGACGATGGCTAAATTCCGAGGGCTTCAATGCGGGGTCCTCTACGCTGAGGCTTTTAGACCAGCAAATCTTTGGGGAAGGCTGAGGGCAGAGAGACTGCTTCCCTAA
- a CDS encoding trypsin-like peptidase domain-containing protein, with the protein MKKTFLVLLCLLFAMGVYAQVEKEMVKKVVDTYKNAVVTVRVIVKEWSVFQGQETSKEEMKYEVIGTVIDKKGTIATSSSSIDPSKVFQQMFGESGYQMKSEITSVKIILPDNREIDGKIVLRDDKLDLVFIRPTDKSVELECVDLDNSAEPELIDEVIGIQRLGEEQDRAIFVSISKIGGIINKPRKYFLPMSDFSPGSPIFTLDGKLVGICLALMRKSEESLSFFSPSMLFSISQSDPFSFVILPAKTVKDSAGQIKE; encoded by the coding sequence ATGAAAAAGACTTTTTTGGTTTTGCTTTGTTTGCTGTTCGCGATGGGTGTTTACGCCCAGGTTGAGAAAGAAATGGTGAAGAAAGTCGTGGATACTTACAAAAACGCCGTTGTAACGGTTAGAGTGATTGTTAAGGAATGGAGCGTCTTTCAGGGGCAGGAAACAAGCAAGGAGGAGATGAAATACGAGGTAATAGGGACGGTTATAGATAAAAAAGGCACCATCGCTACCTCCTCATCCTCAATAGACCCATCAAAGGTTTTTCAGCAGATGTTTGGGGAAAGCGGTTACCAGATGAAAAGCGAGATAACAAGCGTGAAGATAATCTTGCCCGATAATAGGGAGATAGATGGGAAAATCGTTCTCAGAGACGATAAGCTCGACCTCGTCTTCATCAGACCAACGGATAAAAGCGTTGAGTTGGAATGTGTGGATTTGGATAACTCAGCAGAGCCCGAATTGATTGACGAAGTGATAGGAATCCAAAGGCTGGGAGAAGAGCAAGATAGGGCTATTTTCGTCTCCATTTCAAAGATAGGAGGGATAATAAATAAGCCGAGGAAATATTTTCTCCCTATGAGCGACTTCTCACCAGGTAGCCCTATATTCACACTGGATGGAAAGTTGGTCGGTATATGCTTGGCTCTGATGAGAAAGTCGGAAGAATCTCTATCCTTTTTCTCACCTTCTATGTTATTCTCCATCTCCCAATCTGATCCGTTTAGCTTTGTTATTCTTCCTGCGAAAACAGTGAAAGATAGCGCAGGACAAATCAAGGAGTAG
- a CDS encoding PDZ domain-containing protein — protein MEKVSNLKPIRGVRIVRGFFLLHLFLFSLVAFPQREIPQSVQEKAKLVAEKIKPSIVKIFAVLPYYQQGKEIKMEVSGSGTIIHPDGYVLTNYHVAGNAKYVRCIMWDGEKIDGEYYAGDPLTDLAIIKLKSDRKFPTAKFGDSSKLRVGDWVIAAGSPYALSQSLTLGIVSNTRLVIPEIFRGEEVEIEGENVGSMITWIGHDAPIYPGNSGGPLLNLEGEIVGVNEIAIGLGGAIPGNIAKKIAEELIKKKEITRSWLGIEIQPLLTTSRMKEGVLVSGVIKGSPAEKAGILPGDIILQIGDKNVKVATIEDIPEFNQLTSQLPLDGFTRILLLRKGLKRVVFLKPVKRESTYCKTKEIRRLGITARDISLKEAMELKRDSREGVVVTGVRPGGACGEAKPAIMEKDVIVEIDGKKVKNIEDLEKILSEIKGDADVLVRFERKKEKMLTVLHLKEEKETETPPYAKKGWLPISVQSLTDDLRGKLGIKKRGVIVTEVFTKDKAFPLKVGDIIVEINGEGLPIRSPADKAVFFERLTDYSVGEEIELTLMRDGQETIERVRLIEEPRGRDEVAKYKDSNLGMTVRDLCFEDVKEMEEGKEGVIIEGIEEGGWASIAGLGVSDIILEVNGKKAKNVEEFKNTLEELKKAKQDLVFYIERDTEHKFIEIRKQVWEVKE, from the coding sequence ATGGAAAAAGTCAGTAACCTCAAACCTATTAGAGGAGTGAGGATTGTTAGAGGATTTTTCCTCCTGCATCTCTTTCTATTTTCCTTAGTGGCTTTTCCTCAAAGGGAAATTCCCCAGAGCGTTCAGGAGAAAGCCAAGCTGGTCGCGGAAAAAATAAAACCATCCATCGTGAAGATATTTGCCGTCCTTCCCTACTATCAACAGGGGAAGGAGATAAAGATGGAGGTCAGCGGAAGCGGGACGATAATCCATCCCGATGGCTATGTCCTCACTAACTATCATGTCGCAGGAAACGCCAAGTATGTGAGATGCATTATGTGGGACGGGGAGAAGATAGACGGAGAATATTACGCCGGCGACCCCCTTACAGACCTCGCTATAATCAAGCTTAAATCAGATAGAAAATTCCCCACCGCTAAATTCGGCGATTCCTCTAAACTGAGGGTCGGGGATTGGGTGATAGCAGCGGGGAGCCCCTACGCCCTCTCTCAATCTCTCACGCTTGGAATCGTCAGCAACACGAGGCTCGTCATCCCGGAGATATTTCGGGGAGAGGAAGTGGAAATTGAAGGAGAAAATGTGGGAAGTATGATAACATGGATAGGACACGACGCTCCAATCTACCCGGGGAACTCCGGAGGTCCGCTCCTCAATCTTGAGGGGGAAATAGTGGGCGTGAACGAGATAGCGATAGGCTTGGGAGGAGCGATACCAGGGAATATAGCGAAGAAAATAGCAGAGGAGCTGATTAAAAAGAAGGAGATAACGAGGAGTTGGCTGGGAATTGAAATCCAACCCCTGCTAACGACCTCGCGAATGAAGGAGGGAGTGTTAGTTTCGGGAGTGATTAAGGGTTCGCCGGCTGAGAAAGCGGGAATCCTTCCTGGCGATATAATCCTCCAAATCGGAGATAAAAATGTCAAAGTGGCTACGATTGAGGATATACCGGAATTCAATCAATTGACCTCCCAGCTTCCCCTTGATGGATTCACGAGGATTCTCCTCTTGAGGAAAGGGCTAAAGAGGGTCGTTTTCTTGAAACCGGTTAAAAGAGAAAGCACTTATTGCAAAACGAAGGAGATAAGAAGATTGGGGATAACAGCGAGGGATATATCGCTCAAAGAGGCTATGGAGCTTAAAAGGGATTCAAGGGAGGGTGTTGTTGTGACGGGAGTGAGACCGGGAGGAGCTTGCGGGGAGGCGAAGCCGGCGATAATGGAAAAGGATGTTATAGTAGAGATAGACGGGAAAAAGGTGAAGAATATAGAGGATTTAGAAAAAATATTGAGCGAGATAAAGGGCGATGCGGATGTTCTTGTCCGTTTTGAAAGGAAGAAGGAAAAGATGCTCACTGTTCTTCATTTGAAGGAGGAGAAGGAAACTGAAACTCCTCCCTACGCGAAGAAGGGTTGGTTGCCGATATCGGTGCAAAGCCTTACGGATGACCTGAGGGGAAAGCTGGGTATCAAGAAAAGAGGAGTTATTGTTACCGAGGTTTTCACAAAGGATAAGGCTTTTCCTCTAAAAGTAGGAGATATCATTGTGGAAATAAATGGTGAGGGTCTTCCCATAAGGTCGCCAGCCGATAAGGCTGTCTTCTTTGAGAGGCTAACGGATTATTCTGTTGGTGAAGAGATAGAGCTTACCTTGATGAGAGATGGACAGGAAACGATAGAAAGGGTTAGGTTGATTGAAGAGCCGAGGGGAAGGGATGAGGTAGCGAAATATAAGGATAGTAATTTAGGGATGACAGTTAGAGATTTATGCTTTGAGGATGTGAAGGAAATGGAAGAAGGGAAAGAAGGGGTCATAATTGAGGGGATAGAGGAAGGTGGATGGGCTTCAATAGCGGGTTTGGGCGTGAGCGATATAATATTGGAGGTTAACGGAAAGAAGGCGAAAAATGTAGAGGAATTCAAAAACACGCTGGAGGAACTAAAGAAGGCAAAACAGGACTTGGTTTTCTATATAGAGAGGGATACTGAGCACAAGTTCATTGAAATTAGAAAACAAGTTTGGGAGGTGAAAGAATGA
- a CDS encoding acetylxylan esterase — MTEEELKKLSPSYFHLRLMEKARKSLAFSPNVEFKTWQTKLRRKLKQLLGPIYKDEGPVEYKILEEEDTPEYSLKKISFYNTPDVLVLAYLLVPKEKKKKYPAMVCLQGHSPGAHISIGRAYNKEDEENIAQDRDFAIQAVKNGYVALAIEQRAFGERREKLQKMLAPHTCHDAVMHALMLGHTFTAERIADVMRGIDLLYQLPFVDRRKIGCMGESGGGTVTFYASCIEPRITLSVVICAFCTYEDSIMTIYHCADNYIPGALQYFGEEDLAGLIAPRPFVIVAGEQDPIFPIHGVRKAYEKAKLIYEKAGYPERVQLVVGPGGHRNYADLAWPVINRLMFG; from the coding sequence ATGACGGAAGAAGAACTGAAGAAACTTTCCCCCTCATATTTTCATCTCCGCTTGATGGAGAAAGCGAGGAAATCCCTCGCCTTCTCCCCTAATGTAGAGTTCAAGACTTGGCAGACAAAATTGAGGAGAAAGCTGAAGCAACTGCTCGGACCAATTTATAAGGACGAAGGACCGGTGGAATATAAGATTTTAGAGGAAGAAGATACACCGGAGTATTCGCTGAAGAAGATTTCCTTCTACAACACGCCGGATGTCCTTGTCCTCGCTTATCTACTCGTCCCAAAGGAAAAAAAGAAAAAATATCCTGCTATGGTTTGCCTCCAAGGGCATTCTCCAGGCGCCCATATCTCTATAGGAAGAGCATACAATAAAGAAGACGAGGAAAACATAGCTCAGGACAGAGATTTCGCCATTCAAGCAGTGAAAAACGGCTATGTTGCCCTCGCAATTGAGCAGAGGGCTTTTGGAGAGAGAAGGGAAAAGCTTCAAAAGATGCTCGCTCCTCATACCTGCCACGATGCGGTTATGCACGCCTTGATGCTTGGGCACACCTTCACCGCCGAAAGAATAGCGGATGTGATGAGGGGTATAGACCTTCTCTATCAGCTTCCCTTCGTTGACAGGAGGAAGATTGGCTGTATGGGGGAATCTGGAGGAGGAACGGTGACTTTTTATGCCTCCTGCATAGAGCCGAGAATCACCCTCTCGGTCGTTATTTGTGCCTTTTGCACTTACGAAGATTCCATTATGACCATATATCACTGCGCTGATAATTACATCCCAGGAGCGCTCCAGTATTTCGGGGAGGAGGACCTTGCTGGATTGATAGCGCCACGCCCATTCGTCATCGTCGCGGGAGAACAAGACCCCATTTTCCCCATCCACGGTGTTAGGAAGGCTTACGAGAAAGCTAAGTTGATTTATGAAAAGGCTGGCTATCCCGAAAGAGTTCAACTCGTTGTCGGTCCTGGGGGACACCGCAATTACGCTGACCTCGCTTGGCCAGTGATAAACAGGTTGATGTTCGGCTAA
- the rpmE gene encoding 50S ribosomal protein L31 — protein sequence MKKDIHPKYVESVVTCACGYTFKTISTKPQIRVDMCWRCHPLFSQLLKEQQQKSGK from the coding sequence ATGAAGAAGGATATCCATCCCAAATATGTAGAATCCGTCGTCACCTGTGCTTGTGGCTATACCTTTAAGACCATATCCACGAAGCCCCAAATAAGAGTGGATATGTGCTGGCGCTGCCATCCCCTATTTTCTCAGCTATTGAAAGAACAACAGCAAAAGAGCGGGAAGTGA